One genomic window of Candidatus Binatia bacterium includes the following:
- a CDS encoding flavin monoamine oxidase family protein, whose product MSKLSRRQFLGASVAAGTALATLRFPQPAEASGHTADVIVVGAGLAGLTAARRISQAGRSVLVLEARDRVGGRTLTHQLASGSYSELGGMFTGPTQDRIQALAGEVGVDLFPTYNTGNNVFYANGRREVFPNNTPFGTAPADPVVAGDILAVVTLLDQMATQVPVDAPWTAANAKQWDRQTLDSWLRSNSSGSDEFMAVVSAATEAIFGCEPGEISLLFTLFYIAASGNEQNQGTFERNFNTSGGAQESRFVGGSQMVALSVAAELGSSVLLDMPVTRIQQGDQGVAVWSDRHRVRGQYVIVAIPPTLAGRIQYEPPLPALRDQLTQRMPAGTLMKFEAVYRTPFWRDAGLTGQAISENGPIKVTFDTSPQDGSLGIMMGFIGGTEARHWEAQPDTALSDACLTQLATFFGNQALDPIEVVTFAWAEEQWNRGCPVAVLGPGTLGDFAAALREPVDRIHWAGTETSTFWNGYMDGAVRSGERAAAEVLSALG is encoded by the coding sequence GTGTCCAAGCTTTCTCGCCGCCAATTCCTGGGCGCTTCGGTCGCCGCAGGTACGGCACTGGCAACTCTTCGTTTTCCGCAGCCGGCCGAAGCATCCGGTCACACGGCCGACGTCATCGTCGTCGGCGCCGGCCTTGCCGGCCTCACTGCCGCACGCCGCATCTCGCAGGCGGGCCGCTCGGTACTCGTGCTCGAGGCCAGGGACCGCGTCGGTGGCCGCACGCTCACGCACCAGCTGGCAAGCGGCAGCTACAGCGAGCTCGGCGGCATGTTCACCGGACCCACGCAGGACCGCATCCAGGCCCTCGCCGGCGAAGTCGGCGTCGACCTGTTCCCGACCTACAACACCGGCAACAACGTCTTTTACGCCAACGGTCGCCGCGAGGTGTTTCCGAACAACACTCCGTTCGGCACCGCGCCTGCCGATCCCGTCGTTGCCGGCGACATCCTCGCCGTCGTCACGCTTCTCGACCAGATGGCCACCCAGGTACCGGTCGATGCGCCGTGGACTGCCGCGAATGCGAAACAGTGGGACCGCCAGACCCTCGATTCCTGGCTGCGCTCCAATTCGAGCGGCAGCGACGAGTTCATGGCCGTGGTGTCGGCGGCCACCGAGGCGATCTTCGGCTGCGAGCCCGGCGAGATCTCGCTGCTGTTCACGCTGTTCTACATCGCCGCGTCCGGCAACGAGCAGAACCAGGGAACGTTCGAGCGCAACTTCAACACGTCGGGCGGCGCGCAGGAGAGCCGCTTCGTCGGCGGCTCCCAGATGGTTGCCCTGAGCGTGGCCGCCGAGCTCGGCAGCAGCGTGCTGCTCGACATGCCGGTCACGCGCATCCAGCAGGGGGATCAGGGCGTCGCCGTGTGGTCCGATCGTCACCGCGTGCGCGGGCAGTACGTGATCGTCGCGATTCCGCCGACGCTGGCCGGACGCATCCAGTACGAACCGCCCCTTCCGGCGCTGCGCGACCAGCTCACGCAGAGAATGCCTGCGGGCACGCTGATGAAGTTCGAAGCAGTCTACCGCACTCCGTTCTGGCGCGACGCCGGCCTGACGGGCCAGGCCATCAGCGAGAACGGACCGATCAAGGTCACCTTCGATACTTCGCCGCAGGACGGCAGCCTCGGCATCATGATGGGATTCATCGGAGGCACCGAGGCCCGGCACTGGGAAGCCCAACCCGACACCGCGCTGAGCGACGCCTGTCTCACCCAGCTCGCGACGTTCTTCGGCAACCAGGCCCTCGATCCGATCGAGGTCGTGACGTTCGCGTGGGCCGAAGAACAGTGGAACCGCGGCTGTCCGGTCGCGGTGCTCGGTCCCGGAACTCTCGGCGATTTCGCCGCCGCGCTGCGCGAGCCGGTGGACCGCATCCACTGGGCCGGCA
- a CDS encoding VOC family protein has translation MSKSHGKYVWYELATSDVEGAKKFYGDVIGWGTDRFGGPEGDYTIWKAGAQGIGGAMTLPEEARKAGAPPRWVGYVYVDDVDAIVAKAKSLGGHEVVPPTDLPDVGRIAMVSDPQGAVIAMIKPNGPEAPWLDEVPDGHVSWNELLAGEQEAALHFYAELFGWQKEQAVPMPNGIYQLYGKHGHTLGGMMTRPTGYPAPPHWLYYVKVADLDAAIERVRKSGGKVMMGPMEVPGGSRIAQCTDPQGAAFALNGR, from the coding sequence ATGAGCAAGTCCCACGGAAAATACGTCTGGTACGAGCTCGCCACCAGCGACGTCGAAGGCGCGAAGAAGTTCTACGGCGACGTTATCGGCTGGGGCACCGACCGCTTCGGCGGACCCGAAGGCGACTACACGATCTGGAAAGCCGGTGCGCAGGGGATCGGCGGCGCGATGACGCTTCCCGAAGAAGCGCGAAAAGCCGGCGCGCCGCCGCGCTGGGTCGGCTACGTGTACGTCGACGACGTCGATGCGATCGTCGCCAAGGCAAAATCCCTGGGCGGCCACGAGGTGGTGCCGCCGACCGATCTTCCGGACGTCGGTCGCATCGCGATGGTGTCCGACCCGCAAGGCGCCGTGATCGCGATGATCAAGCCGAACGGCCCCGAAGCGCCTTGGCTCGACGAGGTTCCCGACGGCCACGTCTCATGGAACGAGCTTCTGGCCGGAGAGCAGGAAGCAGCGCTGCACTTCTATGCCGAGCTGTTCGGCTGGCAGAAGGAGCAGGCCGTGCCGATGCCCAACGGCATCTATCAGCTCTATGGAAAGCACGGACATACCCTCGGTGGCATGATGACGCGCCCCACGGGGTATCCCGCGCCGCCGCACTGGCTCTACTACGTCAAGGTCGCGGACCTCGATGCCGCCATCGAACGCGTCCGCAAGAGCGGCGGCAAGGTGATGATGGGCCCGATGGAGGTGCCCGGCGGCAGCCGCATCGCGCAGTGCACGGATCCCCAGGGCGCGGCCTTCGCGTTGAACGGGCGCTAG
- a CDS encoding META domain-containing protein, with protein sequence MPGSSAQSSFRRLRVAICAGAIAIASGCATTAPWPVVAAPPPAPSAPPVAPAADVGNVDLESLFGHDWIFVEIPGFHEPLPSALPVAGFIMTRESGRILTGTTGCNQMSSGYRLYAATGRLEFTNLRNNRRLCDRVSSDTEEAVLHAMIATDSFRMVGGDLELWSKGSLVARLVHPVHPFR encoded by the coding sequence ATGCCCGGATCATCCGCCCAGTCATCGTTCCGTCGGCTGCGTGTCGCGATTTGCGCGGGCGCTATCGCGATCGCGTCAGGCTGCGCGACGACCGCGCCATGGCCGGTCGTCGCCGCCCCTCCTCCTGCTCCCTCCGCGCCGCCCGTCGCTCCGGCGGCCGACGTAGGCAACGTCGACCTCGAGTCGCTGTTCGGCCACGACTGGATCTTCGTCGAGATCCCCGGTTTCCACGAGCCGCTGCCGTCGGCGCTCCCGGTTGCCGGATTCATCATGACAAGGGAGAGCGGACGCATCCTGACCGGCACCACCGGATGCAACCAGATGTCGTCCGGCTATCGCCTTTATGCGGCGACCGGAAGGCTGGAATTCACGAACCTGAGGAACAACCGACGCCTCTGCGACCGTGTCAGCTCCGATACCGAGGAGGCCGTGCTGCACGCGATGATCGCGACGGATTCCTTCCGCATGGTCGGCGGCGATCTCGAGTTGTGGTCGAAGGGAAGCCTCGTCGCCCGCCTCGTGCATCCGGTCCACCCCTTTCGATAG
- a CDS encoding SOS response-associated peptidase produces MCGRFVLSTPADALAAEFSASTGGLLLRPRYNIAPMQDIVVVRSDGGERKLLTMRWGLVPSWAKDPSIASKLLNARSETAATRPAFRDAVRRRRCIVPASGFYEWKKEGTRKQPWYFRPSQTSCTLAIAALWEKWKSPEGEWIETCCLLTTGANTVLAPVHDRMPVLLDREGVARWLDSSCTDPERIGDLLAPCDAGVIEGHAVSTAVNSVRNDDARNIEAERPAQEGLPF; encoded by the coding sequence ATGTGCGGTCGTTTCGTGCTGTCGACGCCGGCCGATGCGCTGGCTGCGGAATTTTCTGCCTCTACCGGCGGGCTGCTGCTCAGGCCGCGCTACAACATCGCGCCGATGCAGGACATCGTCGTCGTCCGGAGCGACGGCGGCGAGCGAAAGCTATTGACGATGCGCTGGGGCCTGGTGCCGTCGTGGGCGAAGGACCCGTCGATCGCATCGAAACTTCTCAACGCGCGCTCGGAGACCGCCGCGACCAGGCCGGCCTTTCGCGATGCCGTGCGCCGGCGGCGCTGCATCGTGCCGGCAAGCGGCTTTTACGAGTGGAAAAAAGAAGGCACGCGCAAGCAGCCGTGGTACTTCCGCCCGTCGCAGACTTCGTGCACGCTGGCGATCGCCGCGCTTTGGGAGAAATGGAAAAGCCCCGAAGGGGAATGGATCGAGACTTGTTGCCTTCTGACCACCGGCGCCAACACGGTGCTGGCCCCGGTACACGACCGCATGCCCGTGCTGCTCGACCGCGAAGGCGTCGCGCGCTGGCTCGACTCCTCCTGCACCGATCCCGAGCGTATCGGCGATCTTCTCGCGCCGTGCGACGCCGGCGTCATCGAAGGCCACGCGGTCTCCACCGCGGTCAACAGCGTGCGCAACGACGACGCGCGCAACATCGAGGCCGAGCGGCCGGCCCAGGAAGGACTTCCGTTCTAG